A region from the Vespula pensylvanica isolate Volc-1 chromosome 9, ASM1446617v1, whole genome shotgun sequence genome encodes:
- the LOC122631646 gene encoding uncharacterized protein LOC122631646: RPRSAASPTLSSTPSSTTSHPHYLIYDEDGTTADQKIEEERTAANLDSAATLQNEQIVSSTAGIGVGVGIGGSANATTAAATGLAGYWQHATTATSYWPSLFDCWTTPPISSGSQSLSLPRDDT; this comes from the coding sequence AGGCCTAGGTCCGCCGCCTCGCCGACTTTATCGTCGACGCCCTCTTCGACCACCTCGCACCCGCATTACCTCATATACGACGAAGACGGGACCACGGCGGACCagaagatagaagaggaaCGAACGGCCGCTAATCTCGATAGTGCCGCAACGCTACAAAACGAACAAATAGTTTCCAGTACGGCCGGGATCGGCGTTGGCGTTGGTATAGGTGGATCCGCTAACGCTACCACAGCCGCTGCCACGGGACTGGCCGGTTATTGGCAACACGCAACCACGGCTACCAGTTACTGGCCATCCCTCTTCGACTGCTGGACCACACCACCAATCTCTTCCGGTTCTCAGAGTCTTTCTCTGCCTCGTGACGATACTTAA
- the LOC122631687 gene encoding progestin and adipoQ receptor family member 3 — MMKLLAGVEKVSDPIEDELPKEKPHNNNEVDTIQDHLQGLIRKCDHVPADSSIKADISLNNNEGKLRRLLAFKDAPEYLQHNPYILHGYRGYLTTKLCVESIFWWTNETINIWSHIFGWMLFFGLTLYDLCLLNIHAPFGDKVIVALLLICFQVCMILSSVYHTFSCRSEKDYWCFLSFDLFGIALSLLSIYMSGVYYAFWCHKDLQKFYLVTVLVIFLFAMILQIPKLNVNGNVKLIVFVAWAVYGVLPTLHWSIAMGGMDNPIVRLLLPRVLGMYTISGLAFAIYLTKIPERFLPGWVDYVGSSHQWWHALVVLALYYWHNTGMLYVEYRMNHGCPANMRL; from the exons ATGATGAAATTACTGGCAGGTGTGGAGAAGGTGAGCGACCCAATCGAGGACGAATTGCCTAAAGAAAAGCCacacaataataatgaagttGATACGATACAAGATCATCTTCAAGGTCTGATCAGGAAG TGCGATCATGTTCCGGCGGATTCTTCGATCAAGGCTGACATATCATTGAACAATAATGAAGGAAAATTGAGACGATTGTTAGCATTTAAAGATGCACCCGAATACCTTCAGCATAATCCTTATATACTTCATGGATATCGGGGATACTTAACTACAAAATTATGTGTGGAAag tatATTCTGGTGGACGAACGAGACGATCAACATATGGAGTCACATCTTCGGATGGATGTTGTTCTTCGGTTTGACCTTATACGATCTTTGCTTGTTAAATATACACGCGCCATTCGGTGACAAAGTGATAGTAGCTCTATTATTGATCTGTTTTCag GTATGCATGATCTTATCGTCAGTCTATCATACATTCTCCTGTCGAAGCGAGAAGGATTATTGGTGTTTTCTGTCTTTCGATCTCTTCGGCATAGCACTCAGCCTGCTATCGATTTACATGTCCGGCGTTTACTATGCCTTTTGGTGTCACAAG gatctacaaaaattttatttggtgACAGTCCTAGTTATATTTCTCTTCGCAATGATACTACAGATACCGAAATTGAATGTTAACGGGAATGTGAAGCTGATTGTGTTCGTAGCTTGGGCAGTTTATGGAGTATTGCCAACGCTGCATTGGAGTATAGCAATGGGTGGTATGGACAATCCGATCGTTAGATTGTTACTACCAAGGGTACTTGGGATGTACACCATTAGTGGTCTAGCATTTGCTATATATTTGACAAAGATACCTGAACGTTTTTTACctg GCTGGGTCGATTACGTTGGTTCGTCCCATCAATGGTGGCACGCGCTGGTCGTGTTAGCACTTTATTATTGGCACAATACCGGCATGCTCTATGTCGAATATAGGATGAACCACGGGTGTCCGGCTAATATGAGATTATGA